In Fodinibius saliphilus, a genomic segment contains:
- the trkA gene encoding Trk system potassium transporter TrkA — MSDLKIVIIGAGEIGYDLASVLSQEKHDVIVLDRDKDCLDKVSENLDVLCHEGNATSAKDLVDTGVKDADIMIAVTSIDEVNMIASMMSKRLGAKMVIARVRSDELSRPNAPLKSTDLGIDVLIHPEQSAAQEIVRLIKRASASDLINLADGKMQMIGLRIGKDSPLVGKSLIDYAEAYPELTFRVVAISRKGLTIIPSGSVNIQALDQIFVLAKTEEIPDIVKTSGKPNVEINRIMIAGGTPIGSMIARILCQEEKNWNIKLIEPDHDTAVDLAHELKDVLVLNGNPTDPDLLATEGITDTDAFISVTDDEESNIISCLMAKHLEVQKTVALVSKSDYIPLSQTIGLDAAINKKSAASNEIHRHVRGGRVISVTALQGTKAEVIELQAAPKSKITKKPIRKITFPEGCVVGGILSNGSTDIATGQSQIQANDRVIIFCLPKAIEKVTSLFK; from the coding sequence ATTTCAGATTTGAAAATAGTAATTATAGGGGCAGGCGAAATTGGATACGACTTGGCCAGTGTACTTTCTCAAGAAAAACATGATGTAATTGTACTTGACCGTGATAAAGATTGTTTAGACAAAGTTTCAGAAAATCTAGACGTCTTATGCCATGAAGGGAATGCGACCTCCGCAAAAGACCTGGTTGATACCGGTGTTAAAGATGCCGACATCATGATTGCCGTTACCAGCATCGATGAAGTTAATATGATTGCTTCGATGATGAGTAAAAGACTCGGTGCTAAAATGGTCATTGCCCGTGTTCGCAGCGATGAGCTCTCACGGCCCAACGCTCCACTCAAATCTACAGATCTGGGTATTGATGTTCTTATCCATCCCGAACAAAGTGCGGCTCAAGAGATTGTCCGTCTAATCAAACGAGCCTCAGCCAGTGATCTGATAAATTTGGCAGACGGCAAAATGCAGATGATTGGCCTTCGCATCGGTAAAGATTCGCCTCTTGTCGGCAAATCACTTATCGACTATGCCGAAGCCTATCCCGAGCTTACCTTTCGTGTTGTTGCCATTTCGCGTAAAGGACTTACCATTATTCCCAGCGGCTCCGTTAACATACAAGCTCTAGATCAAATATTTGTATTAGCCAAAACCGAAGAAATTCCGGATATTGTTAAAACTTCGGGCAAGCCAAATGTCGAGATTAATCGTATCATGATTGCCGGCGGTACTCCTATCGGATCTATGATAGCTCGCATTTTATGCCAAGAAGAAAAAAACTGGAATATCAAACTTATTGAACCGGACCACGATACTGCAGTTGACTTGGCCCACGAATTGAAAGATGTTTTAGTTCTAAATGGCAACCCTACTGATCCTGATCTACTTGCAACAGAAGGGATTACCGATACCGATGCCTTTATCTCGGTAACCGATGATGAGGAGTCGAATATTATTTCCTGCCTGATGGCCAAGCACCTGGAAGTACAAAAAACCGTAGCCTTGGTATCTAAATCTGATTATATACCACTTAGCCAAACTATTGGCCTTGATGCTGCCATAAATAAGAAGTCTGCAGCCTCGAATGAAATTCACCGTCACGTTCGTGGCGGACGCGTTATTTCGGTAACGGCATTACAAGGCACCAAAGCAGAAGTTATTGAATTACAAGCTGCCCCCAAATCAAAGATCACTAAAAAACCTATCCGAAAAATAACATTCCCTGAAGGCTGTGTAGTTGGTGGAATTCTAAGCAACGGATCTACTGATATTGCAACCGGGCAATCTCAAATACAAGCCAACGACCGCGTTATCATTTTCTGTCTTCCAAAAGCCATTGAAAAAGTAACCTCATTATTTAAATAA
- a CDS encoding dihydrofolate reductase — MTLAAIVAHDPNLVIGKDGDLPWHYSEDLKYFKRTTMGHPMIMGRVVFEELDEKPLPGRENIILSRSSDYDHVPTFSSIEEALQYVKDEEITFIIGGGKVYRQFMDRIDKLFVTEIKETFEGDTYFPEYRDDIGSTWKEIKREDKQELSFVVYERMK; from the coding sequence ATGACACTTGCTGCAATAGTAGCTCACGATCCAAACTTAGTAATTGGTAAAGATGGTGACCTTCCATGGCACTATTCTGAGGATCTAAAATATTTTAAACGCACTACGATGGGACATCCCATGATCATGGGGCGGGTAGTTTTTGAAGAACTCGATGAAAAACCCTTACCGGGCCGTGAGAATATAATACTAAGTCGCTCAAGCGATTATGATCATGTACCTACTTTTTCTTCGATAGAGGAGGCCTTGCAATATGTAAAAGATGAAGAGATAACATTTATCATAGGAGGGGGGAAGGTATATCGTCAGTTTATGGATCGCATAGATAAACTGTTTGTCACTGAAATAAAGGAAACTTTTGAGGGTGATACCTATTTTCCGGAATATCGGGATGATATTGGTAGCACTTGGAAAGAAATTAAGCGCGAGGATAAACAGGAGCTCTCTTTTGTGGTGTATGAACGAATGAAATAA
- a CDS encoding thymidylate synthase: MKQYLDLVSNVLEHGTKKENRTGIDTISKFSEFYKVDLSEGFPLLTTKKVYFRSVILEMLWYLRGEDHIRWLRDENDCHIWDDWASDDGHVGPIYPVLWRRFPYYEEEEIRFEGDASHICKTMCVKKEFDQVERAIKMLKENPHSRRIVVSAWHPGLLKQMALPPCHIMYVFNVTNGKLNCHLTQRSGDIALGIPFNLACYSALTMAIANEVGLEYGEFAHTIVDAHIYENHVDGLKEQLKREPRPLPTLEIADKPVDELEFDDFILKGYDPHPGIKFEVAV; this comes from the coding sequence ATGAAACAGTATCTGGATTTAGTCAGCAATGTATTGGAACATGGCACAAAGAAGGAAAATCGTACAGGTATTGATACGATATCTAAGTTTTCTGAATTCTATAAAGTAGATCTTTCGGAAGGTTTTCCACTGTTAACTACAAAAAAAGTATATTTTAGATCGGTTATTCTCGAAATGTTATGGTATCTACGGGGCGAAGATCATATTCGTTGGTTACGGGATGAGAATGATTGCCATATTTGGGACGATTGGGCTAGTGATGATGGGCATGTAGGCCCAATTTACCCAGTGTTGTGGCGACGTTTTCCCTATTATGAAGAAGAGGAAATTCGTTTTGAAGGAGATGCCTCACATATTTGCAAAACTATGTGTGTGAAGAAAGAGTTTGACCAGGTAGAGCGTGCTATCAAAATGCTTAAAGAAAACCCCCATAGCCGTCGTATTGTAGTGAGTGCATGGCATCCGGGTTTACTTAAGCAGATGGCATTGCCACCTTGCCATATCATGTATGTTTTCAATGTTACCAATGGTAAGTTAAACTGTCATCTGACACAGCGTTCTGGTGATATTGCGTTGGGAATTCCTTTTAACCTGGCCTGCTATTCTGCACTTACCATGGCTATTGCTAACGAGGTGGGGCTTGAATATGGAGAGTTTGCCCATACCATTGTTGATGCTCATATCTATGAAAATCACGTGGATGGATTAAAGGAGCAGCTCAAGCGCGAACCGCGTCCGCTACCTACCTTGGAAATTGCCGATAAACCGGTGGATGAACTCGAATTTGATGACTTTATACTAAAGGGATATGATCCCCATCCCGGAATTAAATTTGAGGTAGCAGTATGA
- a CDS encoding HD domain-containing protein, which translates to MDKSTQYKIFNDPIHGFITVPKGIILDLIDHPYIQRLRRIKQMGLGYLVFPAAEHSRFSHALGAMELAQRTLNNLREKDTTISPAEYEATLIAVLLHDVGHGPLSHTLEFNLIEDFHHEKMTLAVMKYLNKEMNGVLDLAIKIFTDQYPKKPFLNQLISSQLDIDRLDYLKRDSVFTSVYEGSVGIERILKTMRVHKGNIVIEKKGIYAIENYILARRLMYMQVYLHKTVLSADILIRNIFRRVRALIAKGKKLYHASPALQFFLENQPSAKKGVSKTVLEKYLQLDDNDVFQSIKYWQHSDDPILANLCKRFQARSLFRTTFLNNKPTKKLVKNVKAKTQKSLKEKGLPYDNDSASYYFCFDESYSEAYRYENEGIWILEEKDKAVEFSKAADTQNIIALTQPVVKPYVVHLKSINV; encoded by the coding sequence ATGGATAAAAGTACTCAATACAAGATATTTAACGATCCTATCCACGGTTTTATCACCGTTCCAAAAGGGATTATTCTCGATCTTATTGATCACCCGTATATACAACGCTTGCGGCGTATTAAACAGATGGGACTCGGTTATCTTGTATTCCCTGCCGCTGAACATTCTCGGTTTTCTCATGCCCTTGGTGCCATGGAGTTGGCACAACGCACATTAAATAACCTCCGGGAGAAAGATACAACCATTAGTCCTGCTGAATACGAGGCCACCCTAATTGCCGTTCTGCTCCATGATGTTGGTCACGGCCCTTTATCTCATACGCTCGAATTCAATCTCATTGAAGATTTTCACCACGAAAAGATGACCCTTGCTGTGATGAAATATCTGAACAAAGAGATGAACGGGGTACTCGATCTGGCAATAAAGATATTCACTGACCAATACCCTAAAAAACCATTTTTAAATCAGCTGATCTCATCTCAACTTGATATCGACCGACTCGATTATCTTAAAAGGGATAGCGTTTTTACCTCGGTTTATGAAGGGTCGGTGGGCATTGAACGTATCCTAAAAACCATGCGGGTACATAAAGGCAATATTGTGATTGAGAAAAAAGGAATTTATGCTATCGAGAACTATATATTGGCCCGTCGGCTGATGTATATGCAAGTGTATCTGCATAAAACAGTACTAAGTGCTGATATTCTTATTCGCAATATCTTTAGGCGTGTTCGTGCACTCATTGCAAAAGGAAAGAAGCTATATCACGCTTCTCCCGCACTGCAATTTTTCTTAGAGAACCAACCCAGTGCAAAGAAGGGAGTTTCAAAAACAGTACTAGAGAAGTATCTACAGCTCGACGACAATGATGTTTTCCAAAGTATTAAGTACTGGCAGCATTCCGATGATCCAATATTGGCAAACCTTTGTAAGCGTTTCCAGGCGCGTTCGTTATTCCGAACAACTTTTTTAAACAATAAGCCCACTAAAAAACTAGTTAAGAACGTAAAAGCAAAAACTCAGAAATCCCTGAAAGAAAAAGGCTTACCTTATGACAATGATTCAGCCTCCTATTACTTCTGCTTTGATGAAAGCTACAGTGAGGCCTATCGCTATGAAAATGAAGGCATCTGGATACTCGAAGAAAAAGACAAAGCAGTAGAATTTTCTAAAGCAGCTGATACACAAAATATCATTGCTCTTACACAACCGGTAGTAAAACCCTATGTGGTTCACCTGAAAAGTATAAACGTATAA
- the mgtE gene encoding magnesium transporter — MIVHLLKPEFEELIEAKDWVTLKDILNDVPAVDVAELLEEFDAEISIVIFRLLKKQKAADVFSYLSSGKGLELLNMFTAQQLSEVMSNLEPDERVALMEELPGHLTQRVMSSMKTADRKLVQQLLGYPDESVGRLMTPRYVKVKKHWTIQKAMEHIRNFGHSVETVNVIYVVDENEHLIDDLRLNQLILADPEAQIETLMDESFEALSAFDDQEDAVKMLSKYDRVAMPVVDSDGILVGIVTVDDVIDVAEEETTEDMQLMAGMDALDDYYSQTSVFEMVKKRIGWLAFLFIGQLFTTTAMGAYESVIANAVFLSLFIPMIISSGGNSGSQAATLIIRALSTDDIDMNEWLKVLGRELLSGLMLGGIMAVIGFFVILGWGYMINDAFTQELVLSAMVVGLSLIGVVLWGNLSGSMLPFVLSKMGLDPAVTSAPFVSTLSDVTGIIIYFSIAIALLEGVVL, encoded by the coding sequence ATGATTGTTCACCTGCTAAAACCTGAATTTGAGGAGCTCATAGAAGCAAAAGACTGGGTTACCCTTAAAGATATTCTCAACGATGTTCCAGCTGTAGATGTGGCTGAGCTACTTGAAGAATTTGATGCTGAGATATCGATTGTAATTTTTCGACTACTCAAGAAACAGAAAGCAGCAGATGTGTTCAGCTATTTGAGTTCAGGGAAAGGGCTGGAGTTGTTGAATATGTTTACAGCTCAGCAGCTTAGTGAAGTGATGTCGAATTTGGAACCTGATGAACGAGTAGCATTGATGGAAGAATTGCCCGGGCACTTGACCCAAAGGGTAATGAGCTCAATGAAAACTGCCGACAGAAAGTTAGTGCAGCAGCTACTGGGGTATCCCGATGAGAGTGTCGGACGTCTGATGACCCCGCGCTATGTTAAGGTCAAAAAGCACTGGACCATCCAAAAGGCAATGGAGCATATCCGAAATTTCGGACATAGTGTAGAAACGGTGAATGTAATTTATGTGGTTGATGAAAATGAACATCTTATTGATGATCTACGGTTAAACCAGCTTATTCTGGCTGATCCTGAGGCTCAAATCGAAACATTAATGGATGAAAGTTTTGAAGCATTAAGTGCTTTTGATGACCAGGAAGATGCGGTAAAAATGTTAAGTAAATACGACCGGGTTGCAATGCCTGTGGTAGATTCTGATGGTATCTTGGTAGGTATTGTTACAGTAGATGATGTTATTGATGTTGCCGAGGAAGAAACCACTGAGGACATGCAACTTATGGCCGGTATGGATGCGCTGGATGATTACTATTCTCAGACTTCTGTTTTTGAGATGGTCAAGAAACGCATTGGATGGCTTGCCTTTTTATTTATTGGTCAGCTGTTTACCACTACAGCTATGGGAGCGTATGAAAGTGTAATTGCAAATGCCGTATTTTTATCTCTTTTTATTCCGATGATTATTTCCAGTGGGGGGAACTCTGGTTCGCAGGCTGCTACGCTTATTATTCGTGCACTTTCTACCGATGATATTGATATGAACGAATGGCTAAAGGTATTGGGTCGCGAACTATTATCGGGTTTGATGTTGGGGGGGATTATGGCTGTCATTGGATTTTTTGTAATTCTCGGCTGGGGCTATATGATTAATGATGCTTTTACCCAAGAGCTGGTACTCAGTGCCATGGTGGTAGGCCTAAGTCTTATAGGAGTGGTGTTGTGGGGTAATCTTAGTGGTTCAATGTTACCTTTTGTATTGTCAAAGATGGGGTTGGACCCAGCGGTAACCTCGGCACCTTTTGTCTCAACACTTAGTGATGTCACAGGAATTATTATTTATTTTTCTATTGCGATTGCCTTACTTGAAGGCGTAGTACTTTAA
- a CDS encoding acyl-CoA thioesterase → MVRPDYDQNLFPHWTTVRVRFRDLDPLSHVNNAIFSTYYEEARINFIQDVNKLAGQLKHGFSFVLANIEIDFINPIEYPADILIGSGIKKLGNSSITSFQGIYTADDKKLASVATAHGVWFDLKKQRPTRLPEIPNKKKYILPESFFE, encoded by the coding sequence ATGGTACGACCCGATTACGATCAAAACCTTTTCCCCCACTGGACTACTGTTAGAGTTCGATTTAGGGATTTAGATCCCCTCAGTCATGTTAACAACGCTATTTTTAGTACCTACTACGAAGAAGCTCGTATAAATTTTATCCAAGATGTTAACAAACTTGCCGGACAACTTAAGCATGGCTTTAGTTTTGTGCTGGCAAATATTGAAATCGACTTTATCAATCCCATAGAATATCCTGCTGATATTTTAATTGGATCGGGTATTAAAAAATTAGGCAACTCAAGCATTACCAGTTTCCAGGGCATTTATACCGCCGACGATAAGAAGCTTGCATCTGTAGCAACAGCTCATGGTGTTTGGTTTGACCTTAAGAAACAGCGACCTACTCGCTTGCCTGAAATTCCCAATAAAAAGAAATATATCCTCCCGGAAAGCTTTTTTGAATAA
- a CDS encoding M42 family metallopeptidase, whose product MFDSAEKEFLEELLITPSPTGFESAGQKVWKGYVEQFADKVQADAYGSATAQLETSFDVITVMIEAHCDEIGMIVQHITDKGFIYINKLGGSDSTIARAKQVNIHTKDGIVSGVTGNTAIHLQDKKNGGGKEPAWKDIYVDIGASSKEEALQMVQVGDPITYADEHDYLTENILTGRALDNRIGGFIIAQVLKNLNEQREDLSVNVVALNSVQEEVGGYGARMMSYRVNPDLALVTDVTHATDTPGIDHKEHGFVKLGEGPSIQHGGANHPKIVEFVEQVSDENEIGIQHEATSVRTGTDTDSIFYQKTGIPSALISLPLRYMHSPVETASMKDVESVVNLMTESILALDPDQTFHVLK is encoded by the coding sequence ATGTTTGATTCTGCTGAAAAAGAATTTTTAGAAGAGCTTTTAATTACCCCAAGTCCAACCGGCTTTGAGTCTGCTGGACAAAAAGTGTGGAAAGGTTATGTAGAGCAATTCGCCGATAAGGTGCAAGCTGATGCTTATGGGTCAGCAACGGCTCAATTGGAGACTAGCTTTGATGTTATAACGGTAATGATTGAAGCTCACTGCGATGAGATTGGCATGATTGTTCAGCATATTACTGACAAAGGATTTATTTATATAAACAAGTTGGGGGGCAGTGATTCAACTATTGCTCGGGCCAAACAGGTAAACATACATACCAAAGATGGTATTGTATCTGGTGTAACGGGGAATACTGCTATTCATTTACAGGATAAAAAGAATGGAGGGGGCAAAGAGCCTGCCTGGAAAGATATATATGTTGATATAGGAGCTTCAAGTAAAGAAGAGGCTCTGCAGATGGTACAAGTTGGAGATCCTATCACTTATGCAGATGAGCATGATTACCTTACCGAAAATATTTTAACCGGCAGGGCACTGGATAACCGCATCGGTGGATTTATCATTGCTCAAGTGCTTAAGAATTTAAATGAGCAGAGAGAAGATCTTTCTGTGAATGTTGTTGCTCTTAACTCAGTACAAGAAGAAGTAGGGGGCTATGGAGCTCGTATGATGAGCTACAGGGTAAACCCAGACTTGGCTTTAGTAACAGATGTAACACACGCTACAGATACGCCCGGTATAGACCATAAAGAACATGGGTTTGTTAAATTGGGAGAGGGACCGTCAATACAGCACGGCGGTGCAAACCATCCCAAAATTGTGGAATTTGTAGAGCAAGTATCCGATGAAAATGAAATCGGGATACAGCATGAAGCAACCAGTGTTCGTACGGGTACCGATACCGACAGTATATTTTATCAAAAAACGGGTATTCCGAGCGCACTTATTTCACTACCCCTGCGATATATGCACTCCCCTGTTGAGACAGCATCAATGAAAGATGTTGAATCTGTTGTTAATCTGATGACAGAGTCAATATTAGCTCTAGATCCGGATCAAACATTCCATGTTTTGAAATGA